CTGGGCGGGCGGGTTGGGCGGCCCCGAGGCTTTGGAGCCACCGTTACTAGTCCCCGAcgggcctccaggccctggggcCCCAGGGGTGGCCCCCCCCGGGAAGTAATCCGAGCCCGGGTTGCCGGCCACAGCCGCGCCGTCGGTCTCGTTCtggctcagtttcctcttgcCCTCGGGCGGGTTCTTCTTGTTGAAGGTCACGTTGAGGTTGGGGGCCCCGAGGCTGGCGATCATGTTCTGGCAGGCGGTGGAGAGTGCGGCCAGGCAGCTCTGGCCGAACAGGTTGTCCTTGGAGCTGGGCTTGTTGAAGGAGCCCAGCGACAGCGCGCCCAGCTTACTGGCCGAGGTGCGCTGGCTGGGCTGGAAATCGGGCTGCGGCGGGTAGGCGCCCCCTCCGCTGCCGCCGCCcgtgcctcccccgcccccgcccgcgctCGGGGGCGAGTTCACGCCGGGGCCGCTGTGTGGCGTGGCCTGCCGGTTCGCCGCGCTGAACGGGAAGCCAGGCTGGCCCCCGAGCGCCGGTGCTGTGAAATCCGGCGGCGGGGGCCTGCGCTCGGAGGGAGCGCTGGGCAgtcccaccccagccccgggCGACTGCAGTTGGCCCAGGCCGGCCAGGCTGCCCCCGAACTGCAGGCCGGGGGAGGGCAGCGCGGGCACGTGGCCCTCTCCGGGCATCCTCAGCGGCTCCTGCAGAGGGCCGCGGAACAGCACTCCCGAGccgccggggggagggggcggcgccAGGCCGGGGTCGTGCGGGCCGCAGTCAGCCGGCAGGCCAGAGCCGCCCAGCCTGCGGGGCAGCAGGTCGCCCGGCGGCGGGTGCGGACCTGGGAACCACGCGCTCTCCTGCGCCAAGTGAGGCGCCTGCTGCTCGAAAGTGCCCAGGCGCCCCGCGCCCGCGCTTTCGCGCTCAAAGTTCGGCTGGGCCAGGCCGCCCGCCGGGCCACTGTGTACCAGGCCGCCCTGGCCCACGTCCCCGGGGTGGCCTAGCTGAGCCAGGTTCGGCTGGCGCAGCCGCTGCTGCTGATTCCGCGACGCCATCTGCTTAATCACGAGGGCCGCGTTTTggcgctgctgctgctgctgttgctgctgcagGGACTGGTGGTCCGGGGCCGGATGCTGCAGGGGCGGCCCTGAGGGAAAGCCGTCGGGCACGGGCGGCGTGAACTCGCCGGGGAGGCCCGAATAGGCGGAGGGCGAGAGGTGGTTGTCCAAAGCGCCGTTCCACGAAGCACAGCGGTCCGCTCCCGCGCTGCCCGGGAAGTCAAAGCGCGGCCTCTTGGCCACGTTCACGTAGGGGGGCGCGTCGAAATGCTGCAGCCGCTGGTTGGGCgcctgctggggaggggggtgctgcaTGTTGAACACAGGCTCCGAATAAGGGTGCATGCTCCGGTTCTCCAGCCGGTGGATGGGATACTCGAACTGTGCGTGCTGGCTGGGGTCCTGCAGGCCGCCGCTGGGCGTGCCCGCCTCGCCCTGCTGGGGCCGCGGGAGCGCCGGCGGGCACGAATTTTGCCGGACCAGAAGcccggggggcggcggcggcggctgctgaggcggcggcggcggcggcggaggctgctgcggcggctgcgggGGCTGCTGCTGAGGGGGTGGCGGGGCCTGCTGGGGAGGCTGCATGAACGGGTGCCTGGAGCCTACTCCCGGCTCCAAACCCACCGGCATCTTGCGGAATCTCTCGAAGAACACGccgtgctgctgctgctgctgctgctgctgctgttgctgctgttgctgctgttgctgctgttgctgctgttgttgctgctgctgttgttgctgctgctgctgctgctgctgctgctgctgctgggcgTGCATTTTGGACAAGCCCACCATGCCTGCAGCTCTGGGCATGGCCGACGCACCGGGGAAGGAGCCCCCGGGAACCTGGCGACCCGCCGCATAATGAGGCAGCTGCCCTTCGGAATCGGAGGGCGAAAACATGTCGAAATGTCCCGAGGGCGCCTCGCCAGGGTAATTGTATTCCAGCGAGTCGACGGCTCCTTGGTTCGCCACCCTCCGGGGCTCCAGACTGTGGGAATCGGAGCCGCTGGAGGCGGGCAGGCCGTGAAAGGAGGCGGCTCGGTTAGGGCTCTGGTCGAGCGGCAAGCATGGGGCAGGCACCGCATGGCCCGAGGCGCCCGAACTGTGGAAGTCCGGGAGGTTCCCGGGTCTCTGCGGGCCGAAGCTCTCCGGGCCCTGGCTCTCCGCCATGGGGTCATAACCCTCAGCGAAGGGCGGCTGGCTGCCCAGGCCGGCGGCGGCGCCCCCGTAGCCAAGTAGGCGACCCCCGTGCAGGCACGAGGCCCCTGGGTCCGGACCGCCGAAGTTGCCCCCAAAGTGGGGGTGATGTTGATGGGGGTGGTGGCCTCCCGGGTGGCCGTGGTGCGGCTGCTGGCCTCCAAAGAATCCGTGCACCGGCTGTGCCTGCAGCCCCCCCGCGTGCAACTCCGAGTGACCACGCGCGTGGAAGCCGTAAGGCTCCATGTTCATGCCCAAGATCGGGGGCTCGCCCAGCGCGCTCATGGCAGGGTCCACGGGGCCAGGGGGTCCCCCCGCGTGGAAAGCCGGGGCCTTGAAGTGGGCATTCATGCTTAGTCCGGCCTCGTTAAAGTTCCTTTCGCCCTGGCCAGCGTTCCTGCTGTTGATCTGGGGCTCGAATTGGTCCAGCCCAAACATacttggcggggggcggggggatcaATAGGGCATGACAGCCTGCTCTCCGCGGCGCGCCTCCGGCCAGCTAAACGTTCCGGCCCAGGGTTGGGCGCTCCGGGACGCTCAGCACCGCGGGGGCGCAGTGCGCACGGCCACCTCGCTTGCGTGTGGAGGCTGGGGGCTATCAGCTCCTCTCCCGAAGCTCTGGCTCTGCCGGACCCGGGCCTCTCACATCTTGCAGTGCCGCGAGGCCTCCAGGAGCCGTGCTGGGGGGCCCATGCCCCGGCAGTTGGCACAGACGCGGGTGGGTTTGCGCGGAGGGGACGGAGCTGCGGGCGAGTGGAGACAAAAAgttaagtgggggggggggggaaggaggcgggaaggaggaagggagagcgGAGCGATCACCTTCTTAAGTCCGATCGGGGTCGGGTGGGAAGCCCCCAGGACGTCTCCCGAAGCCTCCTGGAGTCCGTGGCGGAGCTGCTAAGGGGCCGAGCGAGGAGACCCTTCAAAGCCGTGGCTGGCGCCCGGGCATGGACAGAGcagtccctccccgcccccccgccccccggagtCCCCGCGCTCCGCAGCCCAAGCCTCCGCCGAGCACGATCCGCTCGCACAGTCTCCGTCGGCCCCGAGCAATTTTCTTCAGCGGGTCGGAGGGCCGGACGCTCGGCTCGGCATCACGGGTGCGGGCCCTGAGCCGAGGGCGAAGCGGGGCTGGGGAGGCGGCGGGCGCCCGGGGTCCGATCCAAGGTTTGAGGGAAGGCGCGGTTCCCCCTGCTCCGCGGCGGGTGCTCTGCACCCCGGCGCGCCGCTTCGCGGCCACGTCCGCCGCCTGCCGCTTCTTGTCCTCTTCTATTCGGTCTCTGAGTTCGAAGGGGTCTCCGCGCCCGGTTCCAGGCGCGGGCGGGCAGCGAGACGAGAGGTTGGGTCGCTCCGAGTCTCGGGTTCCGTGCCTCCGCTCCGAGGTGCTTCGCGAGTCCCCCTCGGACCCGAGGAGGGGGGCGTACGCGGGTTGGGGGGCCACGCTGGGCGAGCGGGCTGAGGCGTTCCGGCTACGCTCTACGAGCCCggaatgggggggcgggggcaatCCTGGGGGGGTCCGTGCACCCCTCTCCTGGCTGGCGGGGGGGCTCTGCGTGGGGCGTTCCGAGGGTCTCGGCTCCCCTCTCGGTGTCTGCCTCTCGCCCAGCGCCGGGAGAAGCAGCAACAAGTTTTGCATTTCAGCAATCAATTTCAGCCATTACATTTGCACCAATCAGCGCAGCCCGAGCTCCGGTCCCGGGGCGGGGCTCGCTCTTAAGGTGGTCCTGGTTGCTGGCTGCTGAGGCCCCCGCCATGAACCCGCACTTCGCCAGCTCCGAAGTACCCCGCTCGGGTTTTGCCTCGGGGTCCGGCGCCAGTGCGCTGGGGGGCGCGCCCTGGCCTCCTGGCGCATCGGGGTGGAGAGGGCGCCGGCGGAGAATGGCGGGAGCTTGGCTTTGTTCGCCCCCCTGCCCACTCACACAGTTCCCAACTCCCCACCCCTAACTGAAGCGAGACCTGCGggttggggcagggggcggggaggtgggcgGTAAGCGGTGCGGGGCGCTTAGACAATGGGGTCGCCAAGCAAAGCTCTCGGACTGAGCACGGAAAGTCGCTAAGAGTCAGCTGCGCTTCAGCCCCGGGGCGAACCCTCGGTTCTCCACCGCTGTCTGCCTACTAGTGGCACCCAAGTTAGCCGGCCCTCGGATTTTCCTGGAGGTGAAAGCAGACGGGGGATCCCGAAGTTAGGGCTCTCCTCGAAAGACCCGGGCGCTTGCTCACTCCTTCTCACTAGGGCGCGCACAATTGTTCCCTGCCCGGGGTTCCCCGTTCTCGGTCGCCGGCTTCCGCCCAGGAGAGCCTTAACCGCTTGGCCACTTGTGGGGGGAGTGtggagcgggggggtgggggggggtgcacctCGGATGATCGCAGAGCCGGAAAGAAGACCCGCGCGCAAAAGGTGCACCGACCCGCTGGAGCATCCTACCCCGGACACCCGGGCCAAGGCCCAGGCCCTCTGCGGGCGCGAGGTTGGCCTCCTTAAGAGATCAATTAAACTGAAGAGGCCAAAGAACGGAATTGGGTTGTGATACTAAAATCAATAAGAGTAATTTAATATCTGCCCTGctctttatgaaatatttatcccAATAATCTTAGTTAAAATGTTTAGATCTTCCTGATCCCCACTGAGGCTGAAATCTATCTTGCAATTAGAAGTTGGGAGTTAGAGGGGATGGAGGGTAGGGAAAGTGTTTATTctgtgtgcctgcgtgtgtgtgtgtgtgtgtgtgtgtgtgtgtgtgtgtgttttcctcccTAAAGTGCGCgtcagggaggaagggggagaaggccTGTAATTTCCCTTGCCATAAAATAGCGCCAGGCGATTTCGCTAGCAGACCAGCATTCttaggagaaggggaggaaaaaaaaaaaaaaaaaaaaaaagaactttctttgAAGTGCCCCTGATATCGCtattaaatctaaataaaattaagcatgGTGTATAAAAATGCCTTTCCCCCCACAAAAGAAAGTGTTTATCACCCAAGTCTGTCTAGCGTTTGCTAAATTGCGCATGaaatctgaaatgaaataaaCGTTATAATAAAACCAACCCCTGAgccctttttatttaaaaacctcaGATTAAGCACTCCACCGTCGCGGGCGGGAGTTAAAAAGTTACCGCGTTGTGTGCACACGGATTCATTGCTCCCTGGAGTCACTGCTGGGAAGGCAGACTCTGGGTGTTCCAGAGCCAAAATGCCAGGGACACGGCTCAACTTCGGGTGAGGGGAGGACAGCGACCGGGGTCTCTTGAGGGACTCCAGGAGAAAATAATACCCCTcccaaaaagaataaacatgaaaacaagcaATAAAAACTTGCAACTTTGAAACTCAGAGAGCCGAAGCCAGCTCAGATCTAGGGCCCGTCCTGGGACCTTCCTGTTGTGGATGTctacccagattttttttttcttttcgaaattaaaaatgaaaatgacccCCACCAAAAATGGGGTCCATAAATAAGCATCGGGAAGAAGTATTTGTACAGGGCGGTGgagttttaaaaggatttttctgCAGGATCAGGTTGTTGGTCTGTGAttaaatattgattttgtgtAATTAGTTTTCATGTGAACTATCCTCTTGCTGATAGCTTAGAGGTTTCAGAACTAGAAAGAAATGGAATCGGACATGGAAATTATTACTTAGCAAAGTGACAGGGAAGTGGGAGCCGGAAAAGACTGAGGCTTGGCTGATTTAGGCACAAAGAAATAGAGGTACTGGGTGGGCCTCCAGTgaccccacccagggccccaggccAGAGCAGGGGAGACCCTGAGCTTCCTGGTCAGGAAGGGGACAGCTAGAGGGGATGGTGGCCAAGGGGAAGACCCAGTTCGGGCAAAGGCCCGTGCAAAGCTCATGACACCTGGTCACATACCTCATCCAGAGCCATCGGTGCCGGGTGCTGTGCATCTCAGGAGGCCCTCTGTGAGGAGCATTATGTCTCCGTGCGTGTCTGGAGGAAATAGTGGCAGTCGGACCTGTCTGGAGACCTGGGTGGGCCAGGGCAGTGGGAAGAATGGCCCACAGACCTGCAGTCCGGGGAGCCCCCCGTTGGGGTGTGTCCTAGGCCAAGGCATGACTTCacacgggggtgggggtcccCTGAACACCTGGGCAG
This DNA window, taken from Neofelis nebulosa isolate mNeoNeb1 chromosome 11, mNeoNeb1.pri, whole genome shotgun sequence, encodes the following:
- the MN1 gene encoding transcriptional activator MN1, with amino-acid sequence MFGLDQFEPQINSRNAGQGERNFNEAGLSMNAHFKAPAFHAGGPPGPVDPAMSALGEPPILGMNMEPYGFHARGHSELHAGGLQAQPVHGFFGGQQPHHGHPGGHHPHQHHPHFGGNFGGPDPGASCLHGGRLLGYGGAAAGLGSQPPFAEGYDPMAESQGPESFGPQRPGNLPDFHSSGASGHAVPAPCLPLDQSPNRAASFHGLPASSGSDSHSLEPRRVANQGAVDSLEYNYPGEAPSGHFDMFSPSDSEGQLPHYAAGRQVPGGSFPGASAMPRAAGMVGLSKMHAQQQQQQQQQQQQQQQQQQQQQQQQQQQQQQQQQQQQQQQHGVFFERFRKMPVGLEPGVGSRHPFMQPPQQAPPPPQQQPPQPPQQPPPPPPPPQQPPPPPPGLLVRQNSCPPALPRPQQGEAGTPSGGLQDPSQHAQFEYPIHRLENRSMHPYSEPVFNMQHPPPQQAPNQRLQHFDAPPYVNVAKRPRFDFPGSAGADRCASWNGALDNHLSPSAYSGLPGEFTPPVPDGFPSGPPLQHPAPDHQSLQQQQQQQQRQNAALVIKQMASRNQQQRLRQPNLAQLGHPGDVGQGGLVHSGPAGGLAQPNFERESAGAGRLGTFEQQAPHLAQESAWFPGPHPPPGDLLPRRLGGSGLPADCGPHDPGLAPPPPPGGSGVLFRGPLQEPLRMPGEGHVPALPSPGLQFGGSLAGLGQLQSPGAGVGLPSAPSERRPPPPDFTAPALGGQPGFPFSAANRQATPHSGPGVNSPPSAGGGGGGTGGGSGGGAYPPQPDFQPSQRTSASKLGALSLGSFNKPSSKDNLFGQSCLAALSTACQNMIASLGAPNLNVTFNKKNPPEGKRKLSQNETDGAAVAGNPGSDYFPGGATPGAPGPGGPSGTSNGGSKASGPPNPPAQGDGTSLSPNYTLESTSGNDGKPVPGGGGRGRGRRKRDSGHVSPGTFFDKYSAAPDSGGAPGVSPGQQQAPGAAVGGSSTSEARGAPTPHEKALTSPSWGKGAELLLGDQSDLMASLDGGAKSDGSSPHVGEFASDEVSTSYANEDEVSSSSDNPPALAKASRSPLVTGSPKLPPRGVGAGEHGPKAPPPPLGLGIMSTSTSTPDSYGGGGAGHPGTPGLEQVRTPTSSSGAPPPDEIHPLEILQAQIQLQRQQFSISEDQPLGLKGGKKGECAVGSSGAQNGDSELGSCCSEAVKSAMSTIDLDSLMAEHSATWYMPADKALADGADDDKTLAPWEKAKPQNPNSKEAHDLPANKASATQPGNHLQCLSVHCTDDVGDTKARASVPTWRSLHSDISNRFGTFVAALT